The Acidimicrobiales bacterium nucleotide sequence CATGATCCCGATAGCCCGGCCCGAGGCCTAGGTGAGTGGGCAGCAAGTGCCTGTTTTGATGGCTGGCGGTGGTGTGTGGGGCTGCGTGGTGTAGGGAGTTGAGGTGACGGGGCTGTCAGTGAACGCTCCTATGGCGCCGAGGGCGGTGTGACAGCGGTGAGAATGGGCGGGGGTGGCTCTCCCCGGCTCAGGCGGCCACAGCGGGACCGGTTTTGAACGCGGCGAGCACGACCAGACGCTTGAAGTTGGCGACGGTCGCTGCAAGCAGGGCTTGCAGCCGAGTTTTTCGCCGGCCCCGCCAGCGGGCTTTTCTCATCCCGAGGTCTTGGAGATGGTCGATCTTGCGTTCCACTTTCGGGCGCCGCCGCAGCAGCGCCTTTGTCTCCGGCTGAGCGTTGGTGGCCCGGGCCGCCTCGATACGGTCGTGGTGCACGCCGACCACGATCGTGCGGCCCCCGGTGGCCGACGTGCACGATCCTCGTAGTGGGCAGGCGCCGCACACATCGGCGGCGAAGCTGAACGTGGTGGCCGGGCGGCCCTTGTGGTCTTTCGACGGGCGGGCGTCGGTGGTGGTCTGCCCGGCCGGGCAGGTCACCGTCCCCGCCGCGGTGTCGATCGTAAAGTCGGTTTTGGGGAACCGGCCGGCGTTGGTGACAGGCGGCACCTTGGCCGTCATCTCGACGCCTTGTTCTTCGACCGCTTCGCGGACATCGCCATCCGAGTAGGCCATGTCCCCCAACAAGGTGGCGACTTCGACCCCGTCGTTGTCCTGCACCTCGGCGAGGAGGGGGGCTGCCCCGTCGCCATCCCCGGCGTTGCCGGCACGCACGTCGACACCCAAGACCAGTTCGGAGTCCTCGTCGATCATCACGTCCAGCTTGTGTCCATCGAAACGCCGCGACGCCGACTTGCGACCGTGGCGCATCTCCGGATCGGAATGCGACACGATCCGGTCGGCGGCGACGCCTTGGCGGATAGCCGGCCCCTCGCCGTCGGTGCCGTCCTCGACGTCTTGGATCACGACCTGGGCGAGCAGCCCCGCCGCCTCGGCCACCGCAGGATCCTCGGCAACCTCGACGGCCGCGGCATGAGCGAGCAGCTCAGCGGCCAGCTCCACAAGCTGTTCGAGTTGCGCCCGCCGAGCAGCAGGGTCCTGCCAGTCGATATCGGGCTTGGCCGCCGCCAGCCCGACCGCCTCGCCCGCCAGCTCGGCGTCGAGACGCCCGCCCATCGCCCGGGCCAGCCGGCCCGCCATCTTGCGGATCAGCTCATAGCTGTCGGCCACGTTCCCCGCCCCGTGCACCGGCGACGAGTCGATGATCGCCGTCAGCTTCCCCCGCAACACCCCAGCATCGACCGCCTTGGCCAACGTCCTCTTGAACAGCGCAGCGTCGGCGTCCGCTGCCAGCATCCGCGCTCGCATCAACGCGAACGTGGTCGGCGCGATCCCCCCGAAATCATCGGTCACGCCCATCGCCGCTTTCCAGTCCAGATCGACCCGGGTCCGCCGGGAACTCTCCCGATCCGACGTGCGGTCATGG carries:
- a CDS encoding IS1182 family transposase yields the protein MRSELLSKGSFYERLAVHGDEIVCDEDYAGLYAQGWGRPSVPPSVMIRAMLCATHDRTSDRESSRRTRVDLDWKAAMGVTDDFGGIAPTTFALMRARMLAADADAALFKRTLAKAVDAGVLRGKLTAIIDSSPVHGAGNVADSYELIRKMAGRLARAMGGRLDAELAGEAVGLAAAKPDIDWQDPAARRAQLEQLVELAAELLAHAAAVEVAEDPAVAEAAGLLAQVVIQDVEDGTDGEGPAIRQGVAADRIVSHSDPEMRHGRKSASRRFDGHKLDVMIDEDSELVLGVDVRAGNAGDGDGAAPLLAEVQDNDGVEVATLLGDMAYSDGDVREAVEEQGVEMTAKVPPVTNAGRFPKTDFTIDTAAGTVTCPAGQTTTDARPSKDHKGRPATTFSFAADVCGACPLRGSCTSATGGRTIVVGVHHDRIEAARATNAQPETKALLRRRPKVERKIDHLQDLGMRKARWRGRRKTRLQALLAATVANFKRLVVLAAFKTGPAVAA